The Manduca sexta isolate Smith_Timp_Sample1 chromosome 9, JHU_Msex_v1.0, whole genome shotgun sequence genome segment taatggctaatctcaggaactaccggtccaaactgaaaaattctttttgcgttagatagccctttgttcgtggagtgctataggctatatatcatcacgctatacccaataggagcggagcagtaatggctaatctcaggaactaccggtccaaactgaaaaatctttttgcgttggatagccctttgttcgtggagtgctataggctatatatcatcacgctatattcaataggagcggagcagtaatggctaatctcaggaactaccgattcaaactgaaaaattctttttgtgttgaatagtcctttgtttgtggagttttcaaagttatatatcaacaCACTATgacgaataggagcggagcagtaatggctaatctcaggaactaccggtttaaactgaaaaaatctttttgtgttggatagccctttgttcctggagtgctatagactatatatcatcacgctatgaccaataggagcggagcagtaatgaaacatgttgcataaacggggtatattattagttttgagagcttccgttgcctgcgctgcgtaaacggttaaagttatgcaacaatgatgtatgacgggattgttccacttaaaaagttctaaaaaatatattataaaacaaagtcccccgctgcatctgtctgtctgaacgtgttaaactcaaaaactacccaatgtattaagatgaaatttggtatggagacagtttgagaccctgagaagaacacaggctcccgggaaactactacttttataacggaaaactttagcctgaaaaactttataacgcgtgcggagccgcaggcaaaagctagtttgttatatattttaataagggtacggcaaagtgactccactgcacttgataATAAGTGTAGTGGCGTTAAAAGAATTTCGTCTGACgcaagatgattacccctcggtagtcgacataataatgccggcctgttggaaccgaatatactcAGTCTGATCTCGGAATGCGAGTGCGGTGGTCACTTCCCGGgcagatgtaaaatatatcctaccaccagcaaggtTAATAGTTACTATTACATAATTTCacctttgttaatattttatattaattccgaaacacaagttttgggttataatcatgaaaatgaatccctatttcccttggtcacaccatcgcgcgtgaacggctagacagatttcactatttttttttgttgtgtttgttattatcaggagaaggttgttatgaaagaaaatattcaaaaaattgcgcggaaaattagaaaatctaagtaaacttaacgaaaatattaattttatataactgtcaattgtttgaaataactgtcagcgattgacagaatgcgcgctgcaaattcatagttaagacgggacaacgtctgtagGGTCAGCTAGTGTTAAATAACTTTAAGCGATATTGCATACAACGTGTACCCCTGTTTtgtgtgttataaataattgaataaaagtaTTGGTAGAAAGTTACAGTACATACACGAGCCATGTAAATGTTTTCAGGTTGACGCGGTATCATTAACATATAACAATGGGCGATGATCACCATTGTGTGACATGTCACGTGACGTCACTGACATGTGCGGTAATATTTCAATGAATGTTTTACACTTCTACGAAtccttaaaaatattctattcaatattcagaaatattttaCACTAGCTTTTTCCACGGCTCTCTCGTTTGAAAAAGTTtatcagtaataaatattttcccgaggGAAATATCTATCTCTATTCAGGAGCAATGCATTTTCCTattcgtgaaaaaaaaatcaaaatcggtttagtagttcccgagTTAGCGCgcacaataaacaaacaatatcttcatatttaaaaCTTGTGTGGATAAACAATAAATTGCCACGTTCATCGACTGCTCTTCGAAGATTCGCTAGTCGAGTAATATTCTTTCATTGTAAAACGTAttccgtcttattacaaaaagcgaaataaacctTAGCTTAAACCTGTACTAACAAAACCAGGCTTATCTAAGAAACCATGGTTTAAATTTGTccgtattacaaaactcataaaaaccgtAGACTTCTTAGTACTGCCATCTGAACTATGGCCTATATATAAACCACAgacaaatacaaacaacattcgttCAATACGATATCATTCAATCGCAACGTTCCATATACACAAAAATGAAAACGTTTTCAAacaatgttaatgattaaataatgtttaggagtattaaaaatattaagacgtggttattttgctccaagataaataatagttgtaacttcgattgcacttttttttaggtttcaagttttGACTAATGTTGTATTAGCTGGTAATACATCTAAATGCGTGTTACGAAACGTAAGCTTCCCGCGCGTTATATGAaaccataacaataaacaaaactattgcgGTAACTTTTGCAAAtagctttaaaatttattatcagtgtattattatatagaataattGACTATTTGTACTATTGTGATGGATAACCGAAAGAAAAAAAGATCTGAAAACTGGAGTACTGAGgaaaaagtaattaaacaaaaaatccgtcatatagtttttaatttgttaaatataatagatgGATTTCAAGCTAAAcgacatttaaaatgttataggaTGTACTTCGCGAATTAATTGCACAATCACGCCATATTATAgagaacaaaaatacaaaagcttCTTCCAACAAGAAAAAGACTGAAGAATGGAAAAACATAGCACAGAGGTATttcgttttttataattataatattattataatcagttatTACCAAGCAAATTAACaaagtttgttaaatattttcaggATCAATGTACTCATGGGAAAGAATAGGTCTGATGGTGATGTTAAATTAGCGTGGAAAAGAATGAAGCTTGCTGCTAAAGCTAATTTGTCCACCCATAGAAATCACCAAATGCAGACAGGGGGTGGTGAAAAGCCTAAGTCACCTTCGCAAGAAGATCTAGCGATTATGGCTATTGCTCCACATGATTTTATTGTGGAATTCAATAACTATGACAGTGATGCTAACAAAACAGCTGTTAgcacaattgatttttatttattattgtaaaatactgcttaaattaatataaaaataataatttaacaatataatgaatatttttaggttCAATTACAACCCCTAGAAGTTAAGGAAGTAATAGCTGGATCTAGTAGTGCTTTTACTCCTTCAAACATGCCCCCTTGAATACAATGATGTGGTAGAAGTGATAATGGAccaagataaaaattatatttaattaaaatcttctttaatatattatatattgtaaccTGTAATCatattacgaatatttaaaggaaaataaaagtacgcaaataaaacatgaaaatgaGACTTTATTTTAGTCTATATTAATACAACTAAAATACTTTCAGATGCCCCAAATGAAAATGTGACGACTGCCGTTACTActgacgaaaaaaaaaacaacatttataataaaaagggcCCTCAAAATATGTAAGCAATATTAccttaagtttatattaatcttattatttactaagaacaaattaggaataaaggataaatatttgatttttcaaaaaagtagcaacacaagaaaaaaatattagagagCAAcactcaatttaaaaaaaaacaactggaAATGCTAGCAGAAGAACATgaatacaacattaaaattgcaaaattaaaaataaaaaaactagagctagaaatagaattattagaaaatacgAAGAAATCTAGTACAGAGTAATATTAAATGGTAAATGTAacatatgaataataatataccactattatataagttttcaatgCTATGATTATATAAGTGTCACAGTAATACACATATTAGTTATGTCtaatatcattttctttttcaggtataaaaaatataatttcaagcttattacaaaaatatattattttaattaaaagtgtcTTTCAATAAATTGCCTTCTTCTAATATTTCCGCGAACATTGTTTTCTGCGGCCAAAACAACTGCGTGAGATTGCCTGTTAACTTCGTCTTCGAGACCACTAGAAAACACATCTTCCTTCATATCAATTGCGATATTGTGCAATACAGCACATGCTACAATAGTTTTTCTTGCAGTTTCAATGTCACAGTAAAGGCCTCTTAATAAACAACGGAACCTCTGCTTCCACAACCCAAAACATCTCTCCACTGCATTTCTGGTGTTAATGTGAGCACTATTGTACCGTTCTTCTTGGGGTGTTGAGGTATTCAGTAAGGGAGTAAACAAATACGGTGTACATGCATACCCACTGTCTCCAAGCAAAATGCCTGAGAAGGCACCAGCCTCAAATCTCTGCTTTAGTCGACTTTCTCTAAAAATTCGAGAGTCATGGACACTGCCATGCCACCTAGCaacaatatctattatttttaaatttgcatcGCAGGCTACCTGGAACAATAGTTGATTATTTTAGTATCTAACACATACATATGAATTGACTATACATATTATCATTTCATATTATAGAGCATAGtcacatttaaattatagttttccaCTGTATCCctgcaaaacataaataataacaatctgacctagaatttttattatttattgtataatagtcACActaaacaaagacattttatcCCTAGTATAAGGTTGTAAAGTCAAATGTACTTTAGGGATGGTTCTGCATacaagttattgtttattttagaagaaaaatatgaatataaaatcagAATACCTGGACATTAATAGATGGAAATCCTTTGCGATTGATATATATTTGACCACCAtcttcacataatttttttacccTTATGTGAGTACAGTCAATTGCACCAATTACTGAAGGAAAATTTGCAATTCTATGGAATTTTCGCATTGCTTCCTCTTGTTCTGCCAATGTAGCaggcatttttataaatctatgcgATATTCCGGCTATGGCTCCTGctatttttttgcatattttacttataaagggCTGTGAGACTCCATGCAAATCGGCTGTATCATCTTggatctatattaaaaaaattacaaaatattgatttggaacttgggtttaattttttataaatgattatgaGTGTGTTGTTAAATGCAAATATAAGCTTTGTTCATGACTTACCTCATGTCGAGCCCAGCTTCGCAATGCGCAAACCACTTGGATTTCGGGAGACACCGGGCATCCACGGGTGTCTCGAGTTAATGGGTCCTTTAATAAATCTACTATTTTCATTGCAAAAGATTTAGTAAATCTATACTTTTGCCTGAAATCTTCATCAGATAAATCAATGAAGGGATTGACTCGAACACGATTTCTATTAGGTCGG includes the following:
- the LOC115440839 gene encoding putative nuclease HARBI1 is translated as MSNQISNHLSDCVRLSLKLSSVSLSCVIFYTKMDINMVDSVDIEDIEAVELLETPRRPNRNRVRVNPFIDLSDEDFRQKYRFTKSFAMKIVDLLKDPLTRDTRGCPVSPEIQVVCALRSWARHEIQDDTADLHGVSQPFISKICKKIAGAIAGISHRFIKMPATLAEQEEAMRKFHRIANFPSVIGAIDCTHIRVKKLCEDGGQIYINRKGFPSINVQVACDANLKIIDIVARWHGSVHDSRIFRESRLKQRFEAGAFSGILLGDSGYACTPYLFTPLLNTSTPQEERYNSAHINTRNAVERCFGLWKQRFRCLLRGLYCDIETARKTIVACAVLHNIAIDMKEDVFSSGLEDEVNRQSHAVVLAAENNVRGNIRRRQFIERHF